In Agrococcus jenensis, the genomic window CCCGAAGCGCGTCACCTCGTCGATGCGGATGCCGGCGGCGTCGAGCTCGGCGACGCTCGGGCCGTCCTCATCCACGACGTCGACGATCCAGGTGTCGGCCTCGTACCAGCGGCGCATGCCGCGCGCCTCGAGCACCGCCGGGAGCCACGGCGGGTTCCAGGCGGCGTCGAGGAAGCCGCGCTCGTCGAAGCCCGCGGTGATGACGCCGCCCGACTGGTTCGGCAGCAGCTGCGCCGGTCCGAACAGCTCGTGCGCGCCGGCCGCTGCCGCGCGCCCCTCGACGTCGTCGAGCAGGGCATCGACGACAGCCGGACCCGCGGCCTCGAGGGCGCCGAACACGAGCGCACGGGTGCCGAGGCGCGCGTCGAGCCGGTCATCGCGGTGGACGATGGCGCGACCGACGGGGCGGTCGTCGTCGACCGCGAGCAGCAGCGTGATCGGATGCGGGTGCGGATGCCTCCCGCGGTGCCACGCGCGCACGGTGCGCTCGGGCAGGGGCACCGCCATGCCGCCGTGGGTGTCCTGGCCGAGCCGCACGAAGGCGTCGAGCGCCGCGTCGTCGGCGACCTCCACGACCCGCATCGCGCCACCCCCTCCGCGGCTCCCGCTGGCATGCTACGGCGGCCGGGACTGCGGGCTACAGCCCGCTCTCCTCCGTGCGCACGAGGATCGCCGACGAGTTCGGGTCGAGGATGACCTCGTCGTCGGGCGTCTGGCGGATCTGGTGCAGCTCCGACGCGTTGAGCTCGACGCCCGAGGCGGCCGACGTGCGGTGCTGCAGCAGCGTCGCGCCGATGCCGTAGCGCTCGCGCTGGCGGTCGTAGAGGGCGAGCAGGTCCGCGGGCACGGCGACCGTGCGGTCGGCGCGCTCGGCGCGCGCCTCGGCGAGCTCGCGCTCGAGACCGGCAGCGACCTCGGCGCGCTCGGCCGCGAGCCGGTCGCGCTCCGCGCGCGCCTCGCCGGCCTCGGCGCGGGCAGCGGCGAGCGCGGCCGCCGCGTCCTCCTGCGCCTGCATCGCTTCGAGCTCGAGGTCCTCGAGCGTCGAGCGTCGCCGCTCGAGCGTCGCGATCTCGTGCTCCGTCGCGGTCGCGGTCTTCGCATCCTTCACGACCTGCAGCCGCTCCTGGTCGCGCTTCAGCCGCGCCTCGACGAGCTGCACGTCGCTCTCGATGCGCGCGACCTCCGCGGTCGCGTCGTCGTGCGCACCCAGCCGGTCGAGCACGGCGCGGTCGAGTCGCGCGAGCAGCGCGTCGAGCTCGTCGATCCGCTTCGTCTGCGGCAGCGCCTTCGCCTTCGCCTGCAGCCGCACGATGCGGGTGTCCACGTCCTGCAGCGCCAACAGCCGCCGCTGATCGCCGTTCGTCGCCTTCAGTGCCATGCGTGCTCCTCCTGCGGGACCGCGAAGTCCCATGGGTCCGTCCTGATGTCGCTCACGAGCACCTCGACGCCCGGCAGCGCCGCGCGCAGCTGCTCGGCCGCGGGCCGCAGCCACAGCGACTCGCTCGCCCAGTGCGACACGTCGACGAGCGCGGGGCCCTCGCCCGCGCCGTGGCGCTCGCGCGCATCCGATGCCGGGTGGTGCCGGAGGTCGCTCGTGATGTAGACGTCGGCGCCCGCGACGGCGCGCTCGCGCAGCAGCGAGTCGCCGGCGCCGCCGCAGATGGCGATGCGCTGCACGTGCTGGGCGGGGTCGCCCACGGCGCGCAGGCCGCCGGCGACGGCCGGCAGCAGGCCCGCGAGCGTGCGGACGAGCTCGCCGAGCGCGATGGGCTGCGGCAGGTCGCCGACGCGGCCGAGCCCGAGCGACGCGTCGACGCGGTTGACGACGATGGGTGCGAGGCCGGTGAGGCCGAGCATCGTCGCGAGCTCGCCGCTCGTGCCGCGGTCGACGGCGTCGGCGTTCGTGTGCGCGGCGAGCAGCGCGACGCGCTCTCGCACGAGCCGGGTGATGACCCGGCCCGCGGGGGTGGTCGCGGCGACGCTCGTCGCGCCGCGCAGCAGCAGCGGGTGGTGCACGAGCAGCAGGTCGGCGCCGCGGGCGACGGCCTCTGCGGCGGTCGCGTCGACCGCGTCGACGGCGAGCAGCACGCGCGACACGGCATCGGCCGGGTCGCCGGCGATGAGCCCGACCGCGTCCCAGTCCTCGGCGGTCGCAGCCGGCCAGAGCGACTCGACCGCGCGCTGGACCTCGGCGACGCTCGTCATGGGCCCCATCCTACGGACGCGCGCCCGGCGTGCCCGCCGCGGTCAGCGGGGCGGCATCCGCAGCGCGCCGTCCATGCGGATGGTCTCGCCGTTGAGGTAGTCGTGCTCGACCACCGCGACGACGAGCTGCGCGAACTCGTCCGGCCGCGCGAGCCGGGCGGGGAACGGCACGGTCGCCTCGAGCGCGTCGCGCACCTCGGTGCCGATGCCGGCCATCATCGGGGTGTCGACGACCCCTGGCGCGACGGTCATCACGCGGATGCCGTGCCGGGCCAGGTCGCGCGCGGCCGGGAGCGTCATCGCGGCGACCGCGCCCTTCGAGGCGCTGTACGCGGCCTGCCCGATCTGCCCGTCGAACGCGGCGACGGATGCGGTCTGCACGACGATGCCGCGCTGGCCGTCCCGGCCGTCGAGCGGCTCCGTCTCGGCGATCCGCGCAGCCGCGAGTCGCAGCACCTGGAAGGTGCCGAAGAGGTTGACGGCGATCGTGCGCTCGAACGCGGCCTGGTCGTGCGGGCCGTCGCGGCCGATGAGCCGCTTGCCGGTCGCGATCCCGGCGCACGAGACGGCGATGCGGAGCGGGCCGAGCGCCGATGCCTCGTCGACCGCGCGCTGCACGTCGGCCTCCACCGTCACGTCGCCCGGCACGAGGCGGATGCCGTCCTGCGGCCCGTCCTGGGTCGACTGCGCGCGCTCGATCGCGGCGGGCAGGTCGAGCCCGACCACGAGCGCGCCGCGAGCGGCGAGGGCGGCGGCGGTCGCGGCGCCCAGTCCGGACGCGGCGCCCGTCACGAGCGCGGCAGCACCACGGATCTCCACATCGACCTCCTCGTCGCGCGCCGATCGGCGCTCGGCCACGCTACCGCCCGCGCCAGCAGCACCCGCTCGCACGGGATGGCAGGATGGCCGTCGGGCGGTTGGCGCAGCTGGTAGCGCACTTCGCTTACACCGAAGGGGTCGCCGGTTCGAGCCCGGCACCGCCCACGACGCGGCCCGCGGTCACCGCAGCCAGCTGCCGCTCGCCCACAGCGCCGCCGCGGTCGTGACCGCCGCCGCGACCGTCACGCCCAGGTGCACGGCGAACGCGGGGGCGCGGCGACGTGGGCGCTGCAGCCTCGTGCCGAGCAGCGCGATGAGCGCAGCGACCGCCAGCAGCACGAGCGCGAGCACGCCGAAGGCCACGAGGTCCGGGCCGCTGCAGTCGGTCGAGTCGGCGGCGCAGGCGGCGAAGGGCCCACCGCGACCGGACGCG contains:
- a CDS encoding zinc ribbon domain-containing protein — translated: MALKATNGDQRRLLALQDVDTRIVRLQAKAKALPQTKRIDELDALLARLDRAVLDRLGAHDDATAEVARIESDVQLVEARLKRDQERLQVVKDAKTATATEHEIATLERRRSTLEDLELEAMQAQEDAAAALAAARAEAGEARAERDRLAAERAEVAAGLERELAEARAERADRTVAVPADLLALYDRQRERYGIGATLLQHRTSAASGVELNASELHQIRQTPDDEVILDPNSSAILVRTEESGL
- a CDS encoding Nif3-like dinuclear metal center hexameric protein, which codes for MTSVAEVQRAVESLWPAATAEDWDAVGLIAGDPADAVSRVLLAVDAVDATAAEAVARGADLLLVHHPLLLRGATSVAATTPAGRVITRLVRERVALLAAHTNADAVDRGTSGELATMLGLTGLAPIVVNRVDASLGLGRVGDLPQPIALGELVRTLAGLLPAVAGGLRAVGDPAQHVQRIAICGGAGDSLLRERAVAGADVYITSDLRHHPASDARERHGAGEGPALVDVSHWASESLWLRPAAEQLRAALPGVEVLVSDIRTDPWDFAVPQEEHAWH
- a CDS encoding SDR family NAD(P)-dependent oxidoreductase, with the protein product MEIRGAAALVTGAASGLGAATAAALAARGALVVGLDLPAAIERAQSTQDGPQDGIRLVPGDVTVEADVQRAVDEASALGPLRIAVSCAGIATGKRLIGRDGPHDQAAFERTIAVNLFGTFQVLRLAAARIAETEPLDGRDGQRGIVVQTASVAAFDGQIGQAAYSASKGAVAAMTLPAARDLARHGIRVMTVAPGVVDTPMMAGIGTEVRDALEATVPFPARLARPDEFAQLVVAVVEHDYLNGETIRMDGALRMPPR